The following are encoded together in the Desulfovibrio desulfuricans DSM 642 genome:
- a CDS encoding alanine/glycine:cation symporter family protein, whose product MESLIGVLQQIQEIVWGPPTMILLLITGLYYTLRLGFLQFIHLPKAIRYIFEKEEGSVGDVSAFASLCTALAATIGTGSIVGVATALRVGGPGALFWMWVSAVLGMATKYAEGVLAIKYRTIDEKGEVAGGPMYYIEQGMGSKWKWLAKLFAFFGAVTALMGCGTFPQVNAITESVSNAFNMPISLVGAVVTIATAAVVLGGIKSISSVAEFVVPLMAAFYVAASAYVLFNQSAALPGAFALVVKSAFEPTAVAGGATGAVIVSVMTAMRTGIARGVYTNEAGLGSAPIVVAAAKSDSGVRQGLIAMTGVFFTTIVICTMTGLVIITSGLLDSSTLDGGILSNAAFNAGMSGDMGMYVVSIGLVFFSFTTIIGWNYYGERCVVYLTDGVKYVMSYKILYILCVAVAPYLSIRPIWYMADITNACMAFPNLVALLVLSPIVIAETKKYFQ is encoded by the coding sequence ATGGAAAGTCTTATTGGCGTGCTGCAACAAATTCAGGAAATTGTCTGGGGCCCCCCAACCATGATCCTTCTCCTGATTACCGGGCTTTATTATACTCTCCGGTTGGGATTTCTTCAGTTTATCCATCTCCCCAAAGCCATCCGCTATATTTTTGAAAAAGAGGAAGGCAGTGTGGGCGATGTCTCCGCATTTGCTTCTCTCTGCACGGCGCTGGCCGCAACCATTGGCACAGGCAGCATTGTTGGCGTGGCAACCGCCCTGCGTGTGGGCGGGCCGGGCGCGCTCTTCTGGATGTGGGTTTCGGCTGTTCTTGGCATGGCCACAAAGTACGCTGAAGGCGTGTTGGCCATCAAATATCGCACCATAGATGAAAAGGGCGAAGTGGCTGGCGGCCCCATGTACTACATTGAGCAGGGCATGGGCAGTAAGTGGAAATGGCTTGCCAAGCTGTTTGCATTTTTTGGCGCGGTGACAGCCCTGATGGGCTGCGGCACCTTCCCGCAGGTCAATGCGATCACGGAATCTGTCAGCAATGCCTTTAATATGCCGATCTCACTGGTGGGCGCTGTTGTGACAATTGCCACCGCCGCCGTTGTTCTTGGCGGCATCAAGTCCATTTCCAGCGTGGCTGAATTTGTTGTGCCGCTGATGGCGGCCTTTTACGTTGCAGCTTCGGCCTATGTGCTGTTCAACCAGTCGGCGGCGCTTCCCGGTGCTTTCGCCCTGGTTGTGAAGTCTGCTTTTGAGCCGACTGCCGTAGCTGGCGGCGCTACCGGCGCTGTCATAGTTTCTGTAATGACCGCCATGCGCACCGGCATTGCCCGAGGTGTGTATACCAACGAAGCCGGGCTTGGCAGCGCCCCCATTGTGGTGGCCGCAGCCAAGTCTGATTCCGGCGTGCGGCAAGGCCTGATTGCCATGACCGGCGTTTTCTTCACGACTATTGTCATCTGCACCATGACGGGGCTGGTTATTATCACCTCTGGTTTGCTGGACAGTTCAACGCTTGACGGCGGTATCCTTTCCAACGCCGCATTCAATGCTGGCATGTCTGGTGACATGGGGATGTATGTAGTTTCCATCGGACTGGTATTTTTTTCTTTTACAACAATCATTGGCTGGAATTACTACGGTGAACGGTGCGTTGTGTATCTGACGGACGGGGTAAAATACGTAATGAGCTACAAAATACTGTATATTTTGTGCGTAGCTGTTGCCCCGTATCTGTCCATCAGGCCTATCTGGTATATGGCCGATATCACCAATGCCTGCATGGCCTTTCCCAACCTTGTGGCACTGTTGGTGCTAAGCCCCATAGTCATAGCGGAAACAAAAAAGTATTTTCAATGA
- a CDS encoding prenyltransferase: MRCGDLLREAWVPRPALAPKLTFRQQARAWWQACRPPFFITAAIPVTLALALTFRLQGSIRPGQWATYTLLLAGCFMGLTIANLANDLFDHILGVDGGDNIGGSRVIQSGLISPRQLSIVLLLLTPATLAVGGLLILGLPPALRPALWALSVFAVGSAVFYVAPPIRYGHRAMGEVFVCLNMGFIMVSASATLLLGRFEPCSLALALPVGLMVGGVLYYQSLPEIETDLAAGKHTLANTLGKAGAFLLFRLWWPLVWLLLCNLWAAGLAGWPVVLCLAGLPFYLAACRRIRLAGDGDWLPLDAHGHLVRKCYLISGAALILGVLL, encoded by the coding sequence ATGCGCTGCGGCGATCTTTTGCGCGAGGCATGGGTTCCCCGCCCTGCCCTCGCGCCAAAGCTTACTTTCCGCCAACAGGCAAGGGCGTGGTGGCAGGCCTGCCGCCCGCCTTTTTTCATTACGGCGGCCATCCCGGTTACGCTGGCTCTGGCACTGACCTTTCGCCTGCAAGGAAGCATCCGGCCAGGGCAGTGGGCAACCTACACCCTGCTGCTGGCTGGCTGCTTTATGGGCCTGACCATTGCCAATCTGGCCAACGACCTCTTTGATCATATTCTTGGCGTGGACGGCGGCGACAACATCGGCGGCTCGCGCGTCATCCAGTCCGGCCTTATCAGCCCGCGCCAACTGTCCATTGTTCTGCTCCTGCTTACCCCGGCAACGCTTGCCGTGGGCGGCCTGCTGATTCTGGGGTTGCCCCCGGCCCTGCGGCCTGCACTCTGGGCATTGAGCGTGTTCGCGGTGGGTTCCGCCGTTTTTTATGTGGCGCCGCCCATCCGCTACGGGCACCGTGCCATGGGTGAAGTGTTTGTGTGCCTGAACATGGGCTTTATCATGGTGAGCGCCAGCGCCACTCTGCTGCTGGGCCGTTTTGAACCGTGCAGCCTTGCTCTGGCATTGCCCGTGGGCCTGATGGTGGGGGGGGTGCTGTACTACCAGAGCCTGCCGGAAATCGAAACCGATCTGGCGGCGGGCAAGCATACTCTTGCCAATACTCTGGGCAAGGCCGGGGCATTTTTGCTGTTCCGCCTGTGGTGGCCGCTGGTGTGGCTGTTGCTGTGCAATCTGTGGGCAGCGGGGCTTGCGGGTTGGCCGGTGGTGTTGTGTCTGGCGGGCCTGCCCTTCTATCTGGCAGCCTGCCGCCGCATCCGTCTTGCCGGGGATGGCGACTGGCTGCCGCTGGACGCTCACGGGCATCTGGTGCGCAAATGCTACCTCATCAGCGGCGCGGCCCTGATACTGGGCGTGCTGCTGTAA
- a CDS encoding dTDP-4-dehydrorhamnose 3,5-epimerase family protein: MNTEEMAAQDVGIAGALLHPLKVIPTEGGPVLHMLRPGSPLLPDFSKGFGEIYFSEVLPGHVKAWKRHTRQTQHFAVPSGLLKIVMYDDRPDSETRGVLCELALGRPEHYGLLRIPVNVWYGFTAMGDAPALICNCADIPHDPTEGQRLPADDPSIPYTWSEGGV, encoded by the coding sequence ATGAATACGGAAGAAATGGCTGCGCAGGATGTGGGCATTGCAGGCGCACTGCTGCACCCCCTGAAGGTCATTCCCACAGAAGGCGGGCCGGTGCTGCACATGCTGCGCCCCGGCTCGCCCCTGTTGCCAGACTTCAGCAAGGGCTTTGGCGAAATCTATTTTTCAGAGGTGCTGCCCGGCCACGTCAAGGCCTGGAAACGCCACACCCGCCAGACCCAGCACTTTGCCGTGCCTTCCGGCCTGCTGAAAATCGTGATGTATGACGACAGGCCAGATTCCGAGACGCGCGGCGTTTTGTGCGAACTGGCCCTTGGCAGACCGGAACACTACGGTCTGCTGCGCATCCCCGTGAATGTGTGGTACGGCTTTACAGCTATGGGTGACGCTCCGGCGCTCATCTGCAACTGTGCCGACATCCCCCACGATCCCACCGAAGGGCAGCGACTGCCCGCCGATGACCCTTCCATTCCCTACACATGGAGTGAAGGAGGCGTATAA
- the rfbG gene encoding CDP-glucose 4,6-dehydratase, with product MFANAYKGRRVFVTGHTGFKGSWLAAWLTQMGAVVGGFSDCVPTTPSHYAAMDLCAHLEADVRGDIRDRESMIKAMRQFRPDVVFHLAAQALVRKSYDDPALTFEANMMGTLNVLEAVRACPDVQAVIMITSDKCYRNDEWVWGYRETDHLGGHDPYSASKGCAEIIAHSYFESFFKDGPACATVRAGNVIGGGDWAQDRIVPDCARAWAAGQPVQIRSPWATRPWQLVLEPLSGYLWLGARLLLGLNEPFNLRGQAYNFGPAADVNNTVAEVVDALALHWPGFASEMDKNGQAGMKECTLLKLCCDKALAHLGWKATLTFEETIRYTAEWYHCFYQGQNGKQPQNMLDFTLGQIAAYVNAAEQRNQVWVK from the coding sequence ATGTTTGCCAACGCATATAAAGGACGCCGGGTCTTTGTAACCGGACACACGGGATTCAAAGGTTCATGGCTTGCGGCATGGCTGACCCAGATGGGCGCAGTGGTCGGCGGTTTTTCCGACTGCGTGCCCACCACTCCCTCACACTACGCCGCCATGGATCTTTGCGCGCACCTCGAGGCCGACGTGCGCGGCGACATCCGCGACCGCGAAAGCATGATCAAGGCCATGCGCCAGTTCCGCCCCGATGTGGTCTTCCACCTTGCGGCGCAGGCGCTGGTGCGCAAGTCGTATGACGACCCGGCCCTGACCTTTGAAGCCAACATGATGGGCACCCTCAACGTGCTTGAGGCTGTGCGCGCCTGCCCCGATGTGCAGGCCGTCATCATGATTACTTCCGATAAATGCTACCGCAACGATGAATGGGTCTGGGGCTACCGCGAAACCGACCACCTCGGCGGGCACGACCCCTACTCCGCCTCCAAGGGCTGCGCGGAGATCATCGCCCACTCCTATTTTGAAAGCTTTTTCAAGGATGGCCCAGCCTGCGCCACCGTGCGCGCCGGCAACGTGATTGGCGGCGGCGACTGGGCGCAGGATCGTATTGTGCCCGACTGCGCCCGCGCATGGGCCGCCGGGCAGCCTGTGCAGATCCGCAGTCCATGGGCCACGCGCCCCTGGCAGCTGGTGCTGGAGCCTCTTTCCGGCTATCTGTGGCTTGGAGCGCGCCTGCTGCTGGGCCTCAACGAGCCTTTCAACCTGCGCGGGCAGGCCTACAACTTCGGCCCTGCGGCAGACGTCAACAACACCGTCGCCGAAGTGGTGGATGCCCTTGCCCTGCACTGGCCCGGCTTTGCCAGCGAAATGGACAAGAATGGTCAGGCCGGCATGAAAGAATGCACCCTGCTCAAGCTCTGCTGCGATAAAGCACTGGCGCATCTGGGCTGGAAGGCCACCCTCACCTTTGAGGAAACCATCCGCTACACCGCCGAATGGTACCACTGCTTCTATCAGGGGCAGAACGGCAAACAGCCCCAGAACATGCTCGACTTCACCCTTGGGCAGATCGCGGCCTACGTCAACGCCGCCGAACAGCGCAATCAGGTGTGGGTAAAGTAA
- the rfbF gene encoding glucose-1-phosphate cytidylyltransferase, giving the protein MKVIIMCGGKGTRLREETSVKPKPMVEIGGRPVLWHIMSIYARFGFKDFILPLGYKGEVIKQYFHDYNIRNTDFTVDLKSGNITTYPNPIEDWRVTLCDTGQETQKGGRLKRVAKHIDTDRFMVTYGDGVADIDLNKLIEFHKQSGSIGTFTGVRMPSRFGTVRTDADGKILSWEEKPVLDEFINCGFFVFKREFLDYLTEDEACDLEKEPLQRLAAEGQLSMYPHPGQWQCMDTLRDSIKLNEMWDAGKAFWI; this is encoded by the coding sequence ATGAAAGTCATCATCATGTGCGGCGGCAAGGGTACTCGTCTGCGCGAAGAAACCTCGGTCAAACCCAAGCCCATGGTCGAGATCGGCGGACGGCCCGTGCTCTGGCACATCATGTCCATCTATGCGCGCTTTGGCTTCAAGGATTTTATCCTGCCCCTTGGTTACAAGGGCGAGGTCATCAAGCAGTATTTCCACGACTACAACATCCGCAATACGGATTTTACGGTTGACCTCAAGAGCGGCAACATCACCACCTATCCCAATCCCATTGAGGACTGGCGCGTAACCCTGTGCGACACCGGACAGGAAACGCAAAAGGGTGGCCGCCTCAAGCGCGTTGCCAAGCACATTGACACCGACCGCTTTATGGTTACTTACGGCGACGGCGTTGCCGATATCGACCTGAACAAGCTCATCGAATTCCACAAGCAGTCGGGCAGCATCGGCACCTTTACGGGTGTGCGCATGCCCTCGCGCTTTGGCACGGTGCGCACCGATGCCGACGGCAAGATTCTTTCATGGGAAGAAAAGCCCGTGCTGGACGAATTTATCAACTGCGGATTTTTCGTCTTCAAGCGCGAATTTCTTGACTACCTCACCGAGGACGAAGCCTGCGATCTGGAAAAAGAACCCTTGCAGCGGCTGGCGGCGGAGGGGCAGCTTTCCATGTATCCGCACCCCGGCCAGTGGCAGTGCATGGATACGCTGCGCGACTCCATCAAGCTCAACGAGATGTGGGACGCGGGCAAGGCCTTCTGGATCTAA
- the hflX gene encoding GTPase HflX produces MGRQLGLLIDRKGRVQMVIVGEAGSIMIPELPRGRSGQERLRGLRLLHTHLSPGGISQEDLMDMLFLRLDAVVALTVNPVGDPVQWQAAHLLPNPSGGQPYHLDTPQPWDRTESQFVATAEALEEELARKAEDAREADDTPRAMLVSVGTQPRIIQERNLDELAELARTAGLTVAGRMVQRVAQINPRLIMGKGKVAELEVLALQGRAGMMVFDGELSPAQLHNLADITERKVIDRTQLILDIFAQHAVSRAGKLQVELAQLRYTQPRLVGRNRAMDRLMGGIGGRGPGETKLETDRRKIRERMARIRKELDQLRRQRSFTRARRSRQGIPLAALVGYTNAGKSTLLNTLTRSEVLAENKLFATLDPTTRRLRFPAEKEIIMADTVGFIRNLPKELMDAFRATLEELEAADLLLHVADASHPDLLQQMSAVESILAEMELDRMPRLMILNKWDQLEAPARAELADAFPDALTISAKNGEGCKALLEELELLLLRHPASMVATDAPTVLN; encoded by the coding sequence GTGGGGCGGCAACTGGGCCTGCTCATTGACCGCAAGGGCCGGGTGCAGATGGTTATTGTGGGCGAGGCGGGCAGCATCATGATTCCTGAACTGCCGCGCGGTCGCAGCGGGCAGGAACGCCTGCGCGGCCTGCGCCTGCTGCACACCCACCTTTCCCCCGGCGGCATCAGTCAGGAAGACCTGATGGACATGCTCTTTCTGCGGCTGGATGCCGTGGTGGCGCTCACAGTGAACCCGGTTGGCGACCCCGTGCAGTGGCAGGCGGCCCATCTTTTGCCCAATCCTTCGGGCGGCCAGCCCTATCACCTTGATACACCCCAGCCCTGGGACCGCACGGAATCACAGTTTGTGGCCACGGCGGAAGCCCTGGAAGAAGAGCTTGCCCGCAAGGCAGAGGACGCCCGCGAGGCGGACGATACCCCCCGCGCCATGCTGGTTTCTGTAGGCACGCAGCCGCGCATCATTCAGGAGCGCAATCTGGACGAACTGGCGGAACTGGCCCGCACCGCAGGGCTGACTGTAGCCGGGCGCATGGTGCAGCGCGTGGCGCAGATCAATCCGCGCCTCATCATGGGCAAGGGCAAGGTGGCAGAACTTGAAGTGCTGGCCCTGCAAGGCCGCGCAGGCATGATGGTTTTTGACGGCGAGCTTTCGCCCGCTCAGTTGCACAATCTGGCAGACATCACCGAGCGCAAGGTCATTGACCGCACCCAGCTTATTCTGGATATTTTTGCCCAGCACGCGGTGAGCCGCGCGGGCAAGCTCCAGGTGGAGCTGGCCCAGTTGCGCTATACCCAACCGCGCCTTGTGGGCAGAAACCGCGCCATGGACCGCCTCATGGGCGGCATTGGCGGGCGCGGCCCCGGCGAAACCAAGCTGGAGACCGACCGCCGCAAAATCCGCGAGCGCATGGCCCGCATCCGCAAAGAGCTTGACCAGTTGCGGCGGCAGCGCTCATTTACCCGCGCCCGGCGCTCACGGCAGGGCATCCCGCTGGCGGCCCTTGTGGGCTACACCAATGCGGGCAAGTCCACCCTGCTCAACACGCTTACCCGCTCGGAAGTGCTGGCCGAAAACAAACTCTTCGCCACGCTTGACCCCACCACCCGACGGCTGCGCTTCCCTGCGGAAAAAGAAATCATCATGGCCGACACCGTGGGCTTTATCCGCAATCTGCCCAAGGAGCTGATGGACGCCTTTCGCGCGACCCTTGAGGAGCTGGAAGCGGCGGATCTTTTGCTGCACGTTGCCGATGCCTCGCATCCTGACCTTTTGCAGCAGATGAGCGCTGTGGAAAGCATCCTTGCCGAAATGGAACTGGATCGCATGCCGAGGCTGATGATTCTGAACAAGTGGGATCAACTGGAAGCCCCGGCCCGCGCTGAGCTGGCGGATGCCTTCCCCGATGCATTGACGATTTCCGCAAAGAATGGCGAGGGCTGCAAGGCCTTGCTGGAGGAGCTGGAGCTTTTATTGCTGCGGCATCCTGCGAGTATGGTGGCGACTGATGCGCCGACAGTGCTGAATTAG